The Planococcus versutus genome contains a region encoding:
- a CDS encoding nucleotide sugar dehydrogenase encodes MYAYERLLNKQEKLSVIGLGYVGMPLAVAFAEKIDVIGFDVNEEKINLYKSGIDVTNEVGNYAIQNTTLDFTFDETKLKESKFHIVAVPTPINSDKTPNLSPVEGASKLIGRHLTKGSIVVYESTVYPGVTEDICIPILERESGLTCGIDFKVGYSPERINPGDKEHKLENIVKIVSSMDLESLDEIAKVYEIVIKAGVHKAKSIKVAEAAKVVENSQRDINIAFMNELAMVFDRMGIDTNEVLEAMNTKWNALKFSPGLVGGHCIGVDPYYFLYEAERLGYHSQIILSGRKINDSMGEFVADSVIKKLILANKIVKKAKVVVFGITFKENCPDIRNSKVFDIIKRLNEYGIEPIFVDPHANIKEAKDIYGINLVKKEDIREADCLVFAVGHEEFKALKIQELKSMTENKNDANKILIDVKGIFDKDSFLDNEFEYWSL; translated from the coding sequence TTGTACGCCTATGAGCGTTTGTTAAATAAACAGGAAAAATTATCAGTAATTGGATTGGGTTATGTAGGTATGCCCCTAGCAGTTGCATTTGCTGAAAAAATTGACGTTATCGGATTTGATGTTAATGAAGAAAAAATTAACTTATATAAAAGTGGAATAGATGTTACCAATGAAGTTGGAAATTATGCTATTCAAAACACAACGTTAGACTTTACTTTTGATGAAACAAAGTTAAAGGAATCTAAGTTCCATATAGTAGCAGTTCCAACTCCAATAAATAGCGACAAAACACCTAATCTTTCACCAGTTGAAGGAGCAAGTAAATTAATTGGAAGACACCTTACAAAAGGATCTATAGTAGTATATGAATCTACAGTATACCCTGGCGTTACTGAAGATATTTGTATACCTATACTAGAAAGAGAATCTGGTTTAACTTGTGGAATAGATTTTAAAGTTGGTTATTCTCCCGAAAGAATTAATCCAGGAGATAAGGAACATAAGTTAGAAAATATAGTGAAAATTGTATCGAGTATGGATTTAGAAAGTCTTGATGAGATTGCAAAAGTATATGAGATAGTTATCAAAGCAGGAGTACATAAAGCTAAATCGATTAAAGTAGCTGAAGCTGCTAAAGTTGTAGAGAATAGTCAAAGAGATATAAATATTGCTTTTATGAATGAGCTAGCTATGGTATTTGATAGAATGGGGATAGATACTAATGAGGTACTAGAGGCTATGAATACAAAGTGGAATGCACTAAAATTTTCTCCAGGATTAGTTGGAGGACATTGCATTGGAGTAGATCCTTACTACTTTCTATATGAGGCTGAAAGATTAGGTTATCATAGTCAAATTATTCTCTCAGGAAGAAAAATTAATGATAGCATGGGGGAATTTGTAGCAGACTCTGTAATTAAAAAGTTAATTTTAGCAAACAAAATTGTAAAAAAAGCTAAAGTAGTGGTTTTTGGTATTACTTTTAAGGAAAATTGTCCTGATATTAGAAATTCTAAAGTATTTGATATTATAAAAAGGCTAAATGAATATGGAATTGAGCCTATATTTGTAGATCCTCATGCAAATATAAAAGAAGCAAAAGACATATATGGAATCAATTTAGTGAAAAAAGAAGATATAAGAGAAGCGGATTGTTTAGTATTTGCTGTAGGTCATGAAGAATTTAAGGCTTTAAAAATTCAAGAACTGAAGAGTATGACAGAGAACAAAAATGATGCAAATAAAATCTTAATAGACGTTAAAGGGATTTTTGACAAAGATTCATTTCTTGATAACGAGTTTGAATATTGGAGTCTTTAA
- a CDS encoding glycosyltransferase, protein MKGLFIYYKDISKSKVSGIDKKVKSQINVFNQEKLNFSFSINSSSGGAIEKLLYRFPFFNTFQKWEYKNEYDNIDYLYLRRPAAFTKYTINVLKLIKKRNPSIKIVLEIPTYPYDKELTINKKNIPLLIKDRHNRKKLAGIVDRIATLTGDKELFDIPTLKFENGVDLSSISMKKPTVKNGTVNLIAVAMYAEWHGYDRILESIGQYYSSGGKREVVFHLVGNGSETQKYKTIVKKYNIEKNVIFYGEMSGEELDRVYDKSDIAVDVFGMYRKNNTISYSLKSREYLAKGLPIISGCKIDLFENHNIKYFKEFSNDSSKVPLESIFDFYDDIYSQEKSPLEIITEIREFAEKTCGMNSAMKNVTDYFKEKI, encoded by the coding sequence TTGAAAGGGCTTTTTATATATTATAAAGATATTAGTAAAAGCAAGGTCTCAGGTATAGATAAAAAAGTAAAATCTCAAATAAATGTTTTTAATCAAGAAAAATTAAATTTTTCATTTTCTATCAACTCCTCTAGTGGTGGAGCAATAGAGAAGTTGCTCTATAGATTCCCATTTTTTAATACATTTCAAAAATGGGAATATAAAAATGAGTACGATAATATTGATTATTTGTATCTTAGACGTCCTGCAGCTTTTACAAAATATACGATAAACGTTTTAAAGTTAATCAAGAAAAGGAATCCAAGTATAAAAATTGTTTTAGAAATTCCTACCTATCCATATGATAAAGAATTAACTATTAATAAAAAAAATATTCCGTTGTTAATTAAAGATAGACACAACCGAAAAAAGTTAGCTGGAATTGTCGATAGAATAGCAACTTTGACTGGTGATAAAGAGTTGTTTGATATACCAACTTTAAAATTTGAAAATGGTGTCGACTTGTCTTCGATAAGTATGAAGAAACCTACAGTTAAAAATGGTACAGTAAATTTAATAGCGGTAGCTATGTATGCTGAATGGCATGGATACGATCGAATTCTTGAAAGTATTGGCCAATACTACAGTAGTGGTGGTAAAAGAGAAGTAGTTTTTCATTTAGTGGGTAACGGGAGTGAGACTCAAAAATATAAAACAATTGTAAAAAAATACAATATTGAAAAAAATGTAATATTCTATGGAGAAATGTCAGGTGAGGAGTTAGATAGAGTATACGATAAATCGGATATAGCTGTAGATGTATTTGGGATGTATAGAAAAAATAATACAATTTCGTATTCTTTAAAAAGTAGAGAGTATCTAGCAAAGGGATTGCCTATAATTTCTGGATGTAAAATAGATTTATTTGAGAATCATAATATTAAATATTTCAAAGAATTTTCAAACGATTCTTCTAAAGTACCTTTAGAAAGTATTTTTGATTTTTATGATGACATATATTCTCAAGAAAAGTCTCCTTTAGAAATAATAACAGAGATAAGAGAGTTTGCTGAAAAAACTTGCGGTATGAATTCAGCGATGAAAAATGTTACTGATTACTTTAAAGAGAAAATTTGA
- a CDS encoding EpsG family protein: MLYILSIVLVLINLLYAFVKKKKNSLSFGLMLLAWILFWGSYNNPDYSVYQSIYNSKGEYTTDSLEYGFITLIKLFNIIGFNYEMFLMTISLLSFYLIHSTVKLFTGNYNFVYSLYFIFPLFFDIVQIRNFLMMAIFIYSVRFLVESKKIKYLILIIIASTIQISALAFLPFMIINTKKKNYGIGIIFLISISISIILLLNNKEIPYLEKITDLTQSDKLSFYFETTTNYGFLLYWFVHILTFSMIILSKKLYRKFEINDLRKDIKFQFINLVYWINVLGFIYFPLYLLNSNFTRIMRNLMILNYIVIAITSYSIKNKAESKIYFLIVVVYMAIIYMILQYPFFSSTIKPILENNLMFKF, translated from the coding sequence ATGTTATATATTCTCTCTATAGTTTTAGTTTTGATAAATCTTCTATACGCATTTGTCAAAAAGAAGAAGAATAGTCTATCTTTCGGATTAATGCTCCTAGCATGGATTTTATTTTGGGGAAGCTATAATAATCCCGATTACAGTGTGTATCAATCTATTTACAATTCAAAAGGAGAATATACAACCGATAGTCTGGAATATGGCTTTATTACTTTGATAAAGCTATTCAACATTATTGGTTTCAATTATGAAATGTTTTTAATGACAATCTCATTATTGTCTTTCTATCTTATACATTCAACCGTTAAGTTATTTACTGGAAATTACAATTTCGTATATTCATTGTATTTCATATTCCCTTTATTTTTCGATATAGTACAAATCAGAAATTTTTTAATGATGGCTATTTTCATATATTCGGTAAGATTTTTAGTAGAAAGTAAAAAAATCAAATATTTAATATTGATTATAATTGCAAGTACTATACAAATATCAGCTTTAGCTTTTCTACCGTTTATGATTATTAATACTAAAAAGAAAAACTATGGAATTGGAATAATCTTTTTAATTAGTATTTCGATTTCAATTATACTTTTGTTAAACAATAAAGAAATTCCTTATTTAGAAAAAATAACAGATTTAACTCAGAGTGATAAGTTGTCATTCTATTTTGAAACAACTACTAACTATGGCTTTCTTTTATACTGGTTTGTTCATATTTTAACTTTTTCTATGATTATTTTATCTAAAAAACTTTATAGGAAGTTCGAAATAAATGATCTTAGAAAAGATATTAAATTTCAATTTATTAATTTAGTATATTGGATTAATGTATTAGGATTCATTTATTTTCCTCTTTATCTCTTAAATTCAAACTTCACAAGAATTATGAGGAACTTAATGATTTTGAATTATATTGTGATAGCTATAACGAGTTATTCAATAAAAAATAAAGCAGAAAGTAAAATATATTTTTTAATCGTCGTCGTTTATATGGCGATAATTTACATGATATTGCAATATCCGTTTTTTAGCAGTACGATAAAACCCATTTTAGAAAATAATTTAATGTTTAAATTTTAA
- a CDS encoding glycosyltransferase family 2 protein produces the protein MGKKISVIIVSYMNLNIIKDCLSSIYKFNDIGNELEVIIVDNSPENTIINYVKKEWESVIVVKNENNGFGEANNVGARIARGNVILFLNPDTILVEPLFSFALEKFDESREVALFGLKLIDKKFKRNMSYYLIDSAGFVPSQINKICNKLDIFIDGKMFISGANIFILKDIFFEIGMFDEEIFMYYEESDLIKRLRNKGYKTAYFKEKRIIHLEGKSSNNNFNALERRMNSLKYYCMKYDQNFSEYLEKEINYLRLKTVVYNLFRNDVRNLKKSIKILESYNK, from the coding sequence TTGGGGAAGAAAATTTCTGTAATTATAGTTAGCTACATGAATTTAAATATAATAAAAGATTGTTTAAGCTCTATTTATAAATTTAACGATATTGGGAATGAACTTGAAGTTATTATAGTAGATAATAGTCCTGAAAATACAATTATTAATTATGTGAAGAAAGAGTGGGAAAGTGTAATTGTGGTGAAGAATGAGAATAACGGTTTTGGTGAAGCTAATAACGTTGGAGCCAGAATAGCTCGTGGTAATGTAATTTTATTCTTAAACCCAGACACAATATTAGTGGAACCGTTATTTTCATTTGCCTTAGAAAAATTTGACGAATCTAGAGAAGTGGCATTATTTGGTCTCAAATTAATTGATAAAAAATTTAAAAGAAATATGTCATATTATTTAATAGATAGCGCTGGTTTTGTACCATCTCAAATAAATAAAATCTGTAATAAATTAGATATATTTATAGATGGGAAAATGTTTATTTCCGGAGCGAACATTTTTATTTTAAAAGATATCTTTTTTGAAATAGGTATGTTCGATGAAGAAATTTTCATGTATTACGAAGAAAGTGATCTTATTAAAAGATTAAGAAATAAAGGCTATAAAACTGCATACTTTAAAGAAAAGCGCATAATACATTTGGAAGGAAAATCATCTAACAATAATTTCAATGCACTCGAAAGAAGAATGAATTCATTAAAATATTATTGTATGAAGTATGATCAAAACTTTAGCGAATATTTAGAAAAAGAAATTAATTATTTGAGATTAAAGACTGTAGTATACAATTTATTTAGAAATGATGTTAGAAATTTAAAAAAATCTATTAAAATATTAGAAAGTTACAATAAATAA
- a CDS encoding glycosyltransferase, whose amino-acid sequence MRILVNCLATSKGGALSILTNFYNHIKNSKEEKENEWIFLLNDKYIEETDNIKVIIVNKGKQSPLRRLYFDFIKGKTYISKYNPDVVFSLQNTISFGLKIPQVLYMHQAIPFQQEKNFSFFKKDERTFALYQHVIGRVIISSIKRANHTIVQTDWIKREVVSKCGIDLSSISVVLPNIEKLPEIKKIKRNEKSYTNFFYPAAKSIYKNHGCIYEATRILQNEGITDYNIDLTIKKESDTQNINFLNEISREKVNEKYQYSTLIFPSYIETLGLPLLEAKQYSSIILASDMPFSKEVLKNYENAYYFNPHKPAQLAKLMSKVISGEITRKETFENKDILETDSWKDVCEIIKDEGRTRITNNT is encoded by the coding sequence ATGAGAATATTAGTTAATTGTTTAGCTACCAGTAAAGGTGGAGCACTTTCGATTTTAACTAATTTCTATAATCATATAAAAAATTCGAAGGAAGAAAAAGAAAATGAATGGATATTTTTACTTAATGATAAATATATTGAAGAAACAGATAATATTAAAGTAATAATAGTTAACAAAGGAAAGCAAAGTCCTTTAAGAAGATTGTACTTTGACTTTATAAAAGGCAAAACTTATATCTCAAAGTATAATCCAGATGTAGTTTTTTCTTTACAAAATACAATTTCTTTTGGACTTAAAATACCTCAAGTCTTATATATGCATCAAGCAATACCATTTCAGCAGGAGAAAAATTTTTCTTTTTTTAAAAAAGATGAAAGAACTTTTGCTTTATATCAACATGTTATTGGACGTGTAATTATTAGCTCTATAAAACGAGCCAACCATACTATAGTTCAAACAGATTGGATTAAAAGAGAAGTTGTCAGTAAATGTGGCATTGACCTCTCTAGTATTTCTGTAGTTCTCCCAAATATTGAAAAGCTGCCAGAAATAAAAAAAATAAAAAGAAATGAAAAAAGTTATACAAATTTTTTCTATCCTGCCGCTAAAAGTATTTATAAAAACCATGGATGTATATATGAGGCTACACGGATACTTCAAAATGAAGGGATAACAGATTATAATATAGATTTAACAATTAAAAAAGAATCTGATACTCAAAATATTAATTTTCTAAACGAAATTTCTCGTGAAAAGGTTAATGAGAAATATCAATATTCAACATTAATTTTTCCTTCTTACATTGAGACGTTGGGATTGCCGTTGTTAGAAGCAAAACAATACAGTTCTATTATACTTGCTTCAGATATGCCTTTTTCAAAAGAGGTTTTAAAAAATTATGAAAACGCCTATTATTTTAATCCACACAAACCTGCACAGTTGGCCAAACTAATGAGTAAAGTTATTTCCGGAGAGATAACTCGAAAAGAAACTTTTGAGAATAAAGACATATTAGAGACTGACAGTTGGAAAGATGTTTGTGAAATTATTAAAGATGAAGGGAGAACTAGAATTACGAATAATACTTAG
- the wecB gene encoding non-hydrolyzing UDP-N-acetylglucosamine 2-epimerase: MKKLKVMTVVGTRPEIIRLSAVINKLEESNAIEHILVHTGQNYDYELNEVFFEDFNLRKPDYFLNAANGTAVETIGNILVKIDPILEEVKPEALLVLGDTNSCLCAIAAKRRQIPIFHMEAGNRCFDQRVPEETNRKIVDHTADINLTYSDIAREYLLREGLPADRIIKTGSPMFEVLNSRKEDIEKSEIVERLNLKEDKYFVVSAHREENISSEKNFLDLCDSLNAIAEKYEMPIIISTHPRTQKMIDEKGIKFNSLIQTMKPLGFNDYVKLQMKSKAVLSDSGTISEESSILGFKALNIRQSHERPEAMEEASVMMVGLGKERVLQGLQILNTQKRNTLRKVEDYKMPNVSEKVLRIIISYTDYINRIVWMKNENIS; this comes from the coding sequence ATGAAAAAATTAAAAGTCATGACGGTTGTAGGAACAAGACCGGAAATCATTAGACTGTCAGCAGTTATCAATAAATTAGAAGAGTCGAATGCGATTGAACATATACTTGTACATACAGGACAAAACTATGATTATGAATTGAATGAAGTGTTCTTTGAAGACTTTAACTTAAGAAAACCTGATTATTTCTTGAACGCTGCTAACGGTACGGCTGTTGAAACAATTGGTAATATTCTTGTGAAAATCGATCCGATTTTAGAAGAGGTAAAACCAGAAGCGTTACTTGTTCTGGGCGATACAAATAGCTGCCTATGTGCAATTGCAGCGAAAAGAAGACAAATCCCAATCTTCCATATGGAAGCCGGAAACCGCTGCTTCGATCAACGTGTTCCAGAAGAAACGAATCGTAAAATTGTAGATCATACAGCAGACATTAACTTAACGTATAGCGACATTGCACGAGAATATTTGTTAAGAGAAGGCCTTCCAGCAGATCGGATCATTAAAACAGGAAGTCCAATGTTTGAAGTTCTGAACTCAAGAAAAGAAGACATTGAGAAATCAGAAATCGTTGAAAGATTAAATTTGAAAGAAGATAAATACTTTGTGGTATCTGCACATCGCGAGGAAAATATTAGTTCAGAAAAGAATTTCTTGGATCTTTGTGATAGTTTAAATGCAATTGCAGAAAAATACGAGATGCCGATTATTATTAGTACTCATCCTAGAACTCAAAAGATGATTGATGAAAAAGGTATCAAATTCAATTCATTAATTCAAACGATGAAGCCGCTTGGATTTAATGATTATGTGAAGTTGCAAATGAAATCTAAAGCAGTTCTTAGTGATAGTGGGACGATTAGTGAAGAATCTTCTATTTTGGGTTTTAAAGCTCTTAATATTAGACAATCTCATGAGCGACCAGAAGCGATGGAAGAGGCTTCTGTAATGATGGTAGGGTTAGGAAAAGAGAGAGTATTACAAGGTTTACAAATTTTAAATACGCAAAAAAGAAACACTCTCAGAAAAGTAGAAGATTATAAAATGCCAAACGTTTCAGAAAAAGTTCTTAGAATAATAATTTCATATACGGACTATATAAATAGAATTGTGTGGATGAAAAATGAGAATATTAGTTAA
- a CDS encoding capsular polysaccharide biosynthesis protein CapF — protein MTKILVTGANGFVGKNLVTELKNQGHEEIYLFSRDNSFEDLERFTKDCDFVFHLAGVNRTQNESEFMEGNQGLTSKLLQLLINNANKAPVLITSSIQAEKDNPYGKSKKAGEEELLSYAKETGANVFVYRLPNLFGKWSKPNYNTVVATYCYNIARDLDIQVNNSEALLELAYIDDVMEEFLNALNGNPTIVENFCVVPVTYKVTLGDLADRIRSFKESRKSLAVLTMSDELTKKLYSTYLSFLPEDKFSYDLKMNVDNRGSFTEFLRTPDRGQVSVNISKPGITKGNHWHHTKNEKFLVVSGNGLIRFRNIDSEEIIEYYVNGDQLQVVDIPTGYTHSIVNVGKTDLVTVMWVNESFDPEKPDTHYLEV, from the coding sequence ATGACCAAGATTTTAGTGACAGGTGCCAACGGATTTGTCGGTAAAAACTTAGTAACAGAACTAAAAAATCAAGGTCATGAAGAGATCTATCTTTTTAGCAGAGATAACTCTTTTGAAGACCTTGAGCGATTTACAAAAGACTGTGACTTTGTCTTTCATTTAGCAGGTGTTAACCGAACCCAAAATGAAAGTGAATTCATGGAAGGAAATCAAGGCTTAACATCAAAATTACTTCAGCTTCTTATCAATAATGCCAATAAAGCTCCAGTGCTAATTACTTCATCTATTCAAGCCGAGAAAGATAATCCTTACGGGAAGAGTAAGAAAGCCGGAGAAGAAGAATTATTGTCATACGCTAAAGAAACAGGGGCTAATGTATTTGTCTACAGATTACCAAACTTATTTGGGAAATGGAGTAAGCCAAATTACAATACAGTTGTAGCTACATATTGTTACAACATCGCGAGAGATTTAGACATCCAAGTGAATAACTCGGAAGCACTTTTAGAATTAGCTTATATTGATGATGTGATGGAAGAATTCCTTAATGCTTTAAATGGGAATCCAACTATCGTAGAGAATTTCTGTGTTGTTCCAGTTACGTACAAAGTTACACTTGGCGACTTGGCAGACAGGATTAGAAGCTTTAAAGAAAGTAGAAAGTCTTTAGCGGTGCTTACGATGAGTGATGAATTGACAAAAAAACTGTATAGCACGTATTTAAGTTTCTTGCCAGAAGATAAATTTTCATATGATTTAAAAATGAATGTCGATAACCGCGGGTCTTTTACTGAATTTCTGCGCACACCAGATCGTGGACAAGTGTCCGTGAATATTTCTAAACCTGGAATCACAAAAGGCAATCACTGGCACCATACAAAAAACGAAAAGTTTTTAGTAGTTAGTGGAAATGGGTTAATTAGATTTAGAAATATTGACTCAGAAGAGATCATTGAATACTACGTAAATGGGGATCAACTTCAAGTGGTTGATATTCCAACAGGCTATACGCATTCAATAGTGAATGTAGGAAAAACAGACTTAGTAACAGTCATGTGGGTAAACGAGAGCTTTGATCCAGAAAAGCCGGACACTCATTATTTGGAGGTATAA
- a CDS encoding polysaccharide biosynthesis protein yields the protein MFKDKILLITGGTGSFGNAVLNRFLDTDIKEIRIFSRDEKKQEDIRKRLNNSKVKYYIGDVRDINSINTAMKNVDYVFHAAALKQVPSCEFFPMEAVKTNVLGTENVLNSAIQNDVKKVICLSTDKAVYPINAMGISKAMMEKVTVAKSRTVDVTDTNITGTRYGNVMASRGSVIPLFIEQIKAGKPLTITDPEMTRYLMSLEDAVELVLFAFQNSNQGDIFVQKAPASTIGELAQALKELFKVDNPIEVIGTRHGEKLYETLLTREEMAVATDMGGYYRIPADNRDLNYNKYFTEGEEEVSEGWEYNSHNTHRLNLQEIKELLLSLYVVQEELAKMGVTQ from the coding sequence ATGTTTAAAGATAAGATTTTATTGATTACAGGTGGCACTGGATCATTCGGTAATGCAGTATTAAACAGATTTCTAGACACAGATATTAAAGAAATTCGTATCTTCTCAAGAGACGAAAAAAAACAAGAAGATATTCGTAAGAGACTTAATAATTCAAAAGTAAAATACTATATTGGCGATGTAAGAGATATCAATAGTATTAACACAGCGATGAAAAATGTGGATTACGTATTCCATGCAGCTGCACTTAAACAAGTACCTTCATGCGAGTTTTTCCCTATGGAAGCAGTAAAAACAAATGTATTAGGAACTGAAAATGTACTCAATTCAGCTATTCAAAATGATGTAAAAAAAGTTATTTGTCTTTCTACTGATAAAGCCGTATACCCAATTAACGCAATGGGAATTTCTAAAGCCATGATGGAAAAAGTCACGGTAGCTAAATCTCGAACTGTTGATGTAACTGATACCAACATTACAGGGACTCGCTATGGGAATGTTATGGCTTCTCGTGGATCCGTTATCCCTTTGTTTATTGAGCAGATTAAAGCTGGTAAACCATTAACAATCACTGATCCTGAAATGACGAGATACTTAATGTCTCTTGAAGATGCAGTAGAACTAGTACTGTTTGCTTTCCAAAACTCAAACCAAGGCGATATTTTCGTGCAAAAAGCACCAGCTTCTACTATTGGCGAACTTGCACAAGCGCTTAAAGAGTTATTTAAAGTGGATAATCCGATTGAAGTTATTGGAACGCGTCACGGTGAAAAATTATATGAAACGCTTCTGACGAGAGAAGAAATGGCCGTGGCGACAGATATGGGCGGATACTACCGTATTCCAGCTGACAACCGTGATTTAAACTACAATAAATACTTTACTGAAGGTGAAGAAGAAGTATCAGAAGGTTGGGAGTATAACTCACACAATACACATCGCCTAAACCTTCAAGAAATTAAAGAACTTTTACTGAGTCTATATGTAGTTCAAGAAGAATTAGCAAAAATGGGTGTTACACAATGA
- a CDS encoding glycosyltransferase family 4 protein — protein MNVLFLTLLDFKTVEENGIYTDLMREFIKSDHNVYIISPTEKRKNEKTHLIYDENCTILKLQIGNIQKTNLIEKGISTFTLEKKYTTAIDKYFRQIKFDLVLYSTPPITLQKAVEYVKKRDNALSYLLLKDIFPQNAVDLGIIKKNGIHRILYSVLRNKEKKLYMTSDYIGCMSEANKVFLLKHNPYLQNERIELCPNSIDPSYTEISESAKEKIREKYKIPNNKTIFIYGGNLGKPQGVDFLIECLESNKKNRDAHFIIVGSGTEYYKLEKYFEVNKLQNAQLFSQMPKTDYEVLANSCDVGLIFLDKRFTIPNFPSRLLSYMQASMPVLATTDVNTDIGEVIEEGQFGYWCESNNVEIFNQKIECFYQKEARDILGKNARQYLENNYTAKHSYEIIMRHFK, from the coding sequence ATGAATGTTTTATTTTTAACACTTTTGGATTTCAAAACAGTTGAAGAAAATGGGATATATACAGATTTAATGAGAGAATTCATTAAATCTGATCATAACGTCTACATAATTTCTCCTACCGAAAAGAGAAAAAATGAAAAAACACATTTAATATATGATGAGAATTGCACAATACTTAAATTGCAAATTGGAAATATACAAAAAACAAATTTAATTGAGAAGGGTATTAGTACATTTACTCTAGAAAAAAAATATACTACTGCCATTGATAAATACTTTAGACAGATCAAATTTGATTTAGTTCTTTATTCTACACCACCTATAACGTTGCAAAAAGCAGTAGAGTACGTCAAAAAAAGAGATAATGCTTTATCTTATTTATTGTTAAAAGATATTTTTCCTCAAAATGCCGTAGATCTTGGAATTATAAAAAAGAATGGTATTCATCGTATTCTTTATTCAGTTCTTAGAAATAAAGAAAAAAAATTGTATATGACCTCAGATTATATCGGCTGCATGTCCGAAGCTAATAAGGTGTTTTTATTGAAACACAATCCATATCTTCAAAATGAGAGGATAGAGCTTTGTCCTAATTCAATTGACCCTTCTTATACAGAAATTAGTGAAAGTGCTAAAGAAAAAATTAGAGAGAAATATAAAATACCAAATAATAAAACTATTTTTATATATGGTGGAAATTTAGGGAAGCCTCAAGGTGTAGATTTTTTAATTGAGTGTTTAGAATCTAACAAAAAAAACAGAGATGCTCACTTTATAATTGTAGGTTCTGGAACAGAATATTATAAGTTAGAAAAATACTTTGAAGTAAATAAACTACAGAACGCACAGTTGTTTAGTCAGATGCCTAAAACAGATTATGAGGTGTTAGCCAATTCCTGTGATGTTGGGTTAATATTTTTGGATAAGCGATTTACAATACCTAATTTCCCATCAAGGTTACTTTCGTACATGCAGGCGTCAATGCCGGTTTTGGCAACAACTGATGTTAATACAGATATAGGTGAAGTAATCGAAGAAGGTCAATTCGGTTATTGGTGTGAAAGTAATAATGTTGAAATATTTAACCAGAAAATTGAGTGTTTTTATCAAAAAGAAGCAAGAGATATACTTGGTAAGAATGCTAGACAGTATTTAGAGAATAATTATACTGCAAAACATTCTTATGAAATAATCATGAGACATTTTAAATGA
- a CDS encoding acetyltransferase, with product MKDKLLIIGASGHGKVVADVALKMKKWQRVAFLDDDKTLKKSLGLDVIGDSKDLKIYIDEWDVFVAIGNNSIREKVQEKLEAQNANIPVLIHPNAVIGEEVEISEGTVVMAGVVINCSTKIGKCCIINTGSTVDHDNLIGDYVHISPGANLAGTVKIGKSTWIGIGSSVNNNLNISKDIIIGAGATVINDLNDSGVYVGVPVRRL from the coding sequence ATAAAAGACAAACTCCTTATAATTGGAGCAAGTGGTCATGGGAAAGTTGTAGCTGATGTAGCTCTTAAGATGAAAAAATGGCAACGCGTTGCTTTTCTAGATGATGACAAAACTTTAAAAAAATCTCTTGGTCTTGATGTGATTGGAGATTCAAAAGATTTGAAGATATATATTGATGAGTGGGATGTTTTTGTTGCTATAGGCAATAATTCTATAAGAGAAAAAGTTCAAGAAAAATTAGAAGCTCAGAATGCAAATATTCCAGTGTTAATACACCCAAATGCTGTTATTGGAGAAGAAGTCGAGATATCTGAGGGCACTGTAGTCATGGCTGGGGTTGTCATAAACTGTTCTACAAAAATTGGTAAGTGTTGCATTATTAATACTGGTTCTACTGTGGATCACGATAATCTAATAGGCGATTATGTTCATATTTCTCCTGGAGCAAATCTTGCAGGTACAGTTAAGATTGGAAAGAGTACTTGGATAGGAATTGGTAGCAGCGTAAACAACAACTTGAATATTTCGAAAGATATCATAATTGGCGCTGGAGCTACAGTTATAAATGATTTAAATGATTCTGGAGTGTATGTAGGTGTTCCAGTAAGGAGACTTTAA